CATACATTGTCCATCTATCGCCAAAGAATTCTACTACCTTTTCAAATCCTTCTTCTTTTAAAATGCCAAGAGGAGATGCACCGGTAACACCATCTATGGGTGAAGTCCAGGTAGTCATTTCTACGGGCCAGGAGATTAATAAAAATGCCCGACCAATCATTGCCGGGTTAAATATATTCCAGCCTAACCCACCAAAGCATTGCTTGGCAATAGCAATCGCCACAAAAGAGCCAACAGCAGGTAACCAGAGTGGCACAGCAGGCGGAATGCTAAATGCCAGCAAAATTCCTGTTGTCACCGCACTGCCATCTAAAATAGTCACAGGTTTTTTCAACAGGAATTTTTGTATTATTGCTTCAGTGATGACCGCACTTATGACTGAGGACAAAATTACCCATAAGGCATAAATCCCAAAGAAATATACTGCACCAACGATTGCTGGGAATAGAGCAAAATTCACCCCCCACATTATCCTCGGAACAGATTCTATATTTTTAATATGAGGCGAAATTGAAACGACTAATTTATCCATAGTATTTATTCCCCCAATAACCATCTATTTTTCACTTCATCAATAAAAACGGGTAAAATCTGTCTGGCATCTTTAATAAAGCCTCTTATTCGTTCCCATTTAATATCCAGGTATTCATGCACGACAATATTTCTTAAATAAGCGAATTCAGAAAATCTATTGGCTATCTCCTCATCCATAAATTTCAGACCAAGCCATAATAAAACCTCTTTATAAGTTTGTGGAATATTACTTTTTTCAGAGGCTAAAATTATCTTTGAAATGTCTATTGCTGACATTACCAGATTCTCAACCCATCTTTCTATATTTCTTCTTTTATTTCTATCTTGAATATATTCATTTTGAGTTAATTTTGTAAGTTCTTCTAAATCCTCAAATTCGTTTTCTAAAAATCTAATATGTTCTCTTAAAAGAGATTTATCTTCTTCAGATAACGATTTTGCCCTTTCCCCTATTTCAAAAAACTCTTTTGTAAAATTCCAGAAATCAACCGCTTCATAATGGGTTTTAATTAAAAGTTTTAAATAAAGATTTCTATTTTTTATGACAAGTGGAATTCCAGAATTTAATATAGAGAAGACAAGAGATGGTTTTGCCCGATTTAAAATCAATAAATCAACATTATCAGAGCATAAAACTCTTTCTATCTCTGCCCAGATCTTATTTTCTAAGGGATAATCATTTTTTGTTTCTATCTCTGCGTTTTGATAAGGATTAAAATAGACCGCAATATCCCAGTCAGAGGATACATTTTGAGTTTTTTTAGCCCTTGAGCCAAAGATAAATGCAAGTAATACTTCGTCTTTTCCCTTAAAATATCTTTTAAGAGTTTTAATTTTATTATCCATTTTTTTCTACTTTATCTTAAACTTACCTAATTTAATAAAATGCACTAATGAGCGATTAGACGGACAGACATACCCACAGCAACCACATTCTATACAATCTAACAGGTGATAATCTTTAGCCTCATTAAATCTTCCTCGTTCAACCAGAATACCAAGCATATTAGGCATCAATCGCATTGGGCAGACTTCAATACATCGACCACACCTAATACAGTCGCGGTGAGATGATATTCTGGTTTCTTTTTTAGGCAAAACTAAGATTCCAGAGGTAGTTTTTATCACTGGCACTTCAGTATTTTTTTGAGATAGTCCCATCATTGGACCACCCATAATTATTTTTCCTGGCTCTTTATCAAAACCACCACAGGCATCTATGACATTTTGGAATAAAGTGCCAATCCTTACTCGTAGATTTTGTGGTTCTTTGATAGCTAACCCTGTGGCTGTGACTATTCTATCTATGAGCGGTTTGCCTGAAATAACTGCTTCCATAATGGCTAATGTTGTAGCGGCATTTTGCACAACGACACCCACATCTAAAGGAAGCCCCCCTGATGGCACCTCACGATTTAATACTGCCTTAATAAGTTGTTTTTCTCCACCCTGCGGATATTTTGTTTGAAGTGGGATGATATTGATATTTTTTTCTTCTTTAGTTGCTTTTGCCATTAATGATAGGGCAGAAGGTTTATTTATTTCGATAGCAATAAGTGCCTTTTTAGCCTCTAATGCCTTCATAATGATTTTCAACCCGACGGTTATGTCTTTAGCCCTTTCTATCATAATTCGTTGGTCTGCAGTAAGATATGGTTCACATTCAGCACCATTCAATATAACCGTATCAATAGGTTTATCCTCTGGTGGAGATAATTTTACATGGGTTGGGAATCCAGCACCCCCTAAACCAACAATACCTGCCTCTTTGATTATTCCGCGTAATTTTTCTTTCGGAAGTCTTTCCCAATCACGGTGAGATTCTAATTCCACCCATTTATTTTCATTATCAGATTCAATGGTGATAGCCAAACAACTACCAAGAACAGGATGGGGCATCTGACCTATCTCAATTACTTTACCAGAAATAGTCGCATGCACATTAGCACAGACATAACCTGGACTCTTGCCGATTACCTGGCCTGTTTTAACTTCATCTCCTTTTGCTACACATAGTTCACAAGGGGCACCAATATGTTGTCTTAGAGGAATAACCACTTTACCCGGCAATGACATCTCACGGATAACTTTATCTTGTGTCCAGACTTTTTCATCTCTGGGATGAATCCCGCCTTTAAATGTTAATACATCCATTATATTCCTACCATTCAATATCAATAATGTAGAGATTATACTTTTATTTTTTAAAAAAGTCAAGAAAAATTTCAATCTGTGTAGTTAACTTTAGACCTGTGTCCGAAAAGGAGATATGGATAGGGTTCTGCAAGATAGGATTTGGGGGAGACAACAAATAAATATCAAATATTAAATATCAAAATGTAAAATTACAAATCAAATTTCGTAAGCGTTCAGCCACAGAGGCACAGAGTTCACAGAGAATTAAGGCAATTAGCCACAAATGGACACAAATTAACCTCTGACATCCCATATGTAGTGCGAACCTTTAGATTCACCTTCCTGCTTGCCAGAAGCGAGGCTAAAGCCTCGCACTACAAATCTTTTTGTGCATTCGTGTTCATTCGTGGTTATATATTCCCTCTGTGTTCTCTGTGACTCTGTGGCTATATCCTGAACGGTTACTTAACCCAATTTCCATAGAGGCTTCTATTCTATATCTACATTCACCCCATCATAATATAACTGATCGAAGTTTAAAACTCCATTCATCAATAGATCTACACCGAAATAAAAGGTGTAGTCGCCAATGGGAAGTGTCGTGGTATTCAACACTTGATATGGTGAAAGATTAAAGAGTGGACCTCCATAGCCACGAATAGGAATATTAGACCTGACCCATCCTGAATCCAGTGTATACCAATATAGTCCAAATGGTGATGTAGCGGCTACCCACCAATCTGCTTCCTTTCCACTGTAGCTACCAGGGACAAGGGATACAGTTATAGTCAAAATTGTTCCCTGTAGTATTATAAGCGGACCATCTGAATTATTGGCTTTTATATCAGGTTCGGGTGGTATAGGGGTATGGTAAAGTACTACTAAACCATAATTGTAATCAGCGATAACCACATCATTTGCACCATCACTATTAATATCTCCGACATCAAGTCCGTGCGGATTGTAATGGGATGCATAGGGAAGTTGGTATAGTTCATAAGGTAAAAGTGTCCCCTCAGCACCCTGAAGATAAACCCCCATAGCCATCCAGCCACCATGGGCTACTATAACATCATTTCTTCCATCAAAGTTAACATCTTCTATCTCTACGGCCTCCGGGATATCATAGGATGGGTAACTTATAGCTGGATTAAGTGTGCCTGAATTATTTTGAAGAAATGTCCCGATGAAAGAGTTAGGTTGGTTTCCTCCATAGCTTACTACAATGTCTTCTAAAATGTCCCCGTTAATATCTCCTACCGCTACACCCCGGGTAAGTTCGTCCTCGCCAAGGTCATAGTAGACTGGTAAACCAAATGTTCCATTAATCTCTTGATGAAGGACACCAATATTTGGATAGAAACCTTGCCCACTCATCACGATAATATCTGTTAAACCATCATTATTAACATCTCCGACATCCAGATCATCGTAACCACCATGGGTAACACTATAGGTAACAGGTGGATTCAGTGTACCGTTTATATTCTGAAGAAATACATCTACATCGGGAGACTGTGTGCCCCAGTCAATGGATACTACATCAAGAAGACCATCATTGTTAAAATCTCCAATCCTGAGCTTATATGTATTACTCACACTGAAATGATTAGAAGGATAAGTAACCATAGGATTTAGTCCCCCAGAGCCATTTTGGTAAAAAACGCCAATAGCATTGTGTGCGGTAACAACTACATCATTCCTCCCATCGTTGTTTAAATCACCAATATCAACAGAATTTCCATTACCAGCAGAATATTTTACTGGTGGCTCAAGTTCTCCCAAAACGTTTTGTAAGAAAACAAAAATGTGATAATCACTTTCAGGGTCAAAATAAAAAGAGGTTGTCATTACCACATCATTTCGACCATCACCGTTCACATCTCCTATAGCCACTGCCTCTGGCCAGGAACCTACTGGATAGGCTACAAAATGAAGAAAAAGATTGGAATTCTGGAAGACTTTTTCCTTTATCTCTGGCTTAACTTTTTCATCCAGGATTTTTAATCTCTCAAATCCCCTAATTACTGCAGTCCATTTATTTCCTGTCTTTTTTAAGTACTTGCTATCAATTGACTTTCCTGTTCCTTCACTGACATTAGTAATGTCGTGACAATATGCTGCACTTTGAAGTCCAATACAAAAGAGAGCAATAATGACCGATGTAAATCTTTCTTTTCTATTCATATCTCACCGCCTTAAATTTCAAAAATAGTGAATTTAGCGGAACTTCCCCCAGAAAACAAACAAAAAATCGAGTTAACCTATTGTTAATTAAGAAGATATGTTGAAAGTGATTTTGAGACTTTCGTAGCTACAATTGAACAGACAGGTTTATTTCTAATCCTTCATAAAAAATATTATCTCATAAATTGTAAAAATTGTCAACTTTTTTTAAAATATTAAAAATATTCGTAGGCACACTTTTAAAATATATTTTGGTCGTATCCTCTTGATACTCATAAACTTAAATCCGCTTTTTAGATGATTTTTAGGGGGAAGTTCTGCTACATTTATTACATAATTAAATATCCCTTTCTACTTCTCTTCTGCTCCATCTATCCATCTTTTATCCATCCTAAGATTTATTCCTTTTTAATACACCTCCTCTTTTGAAACCTAACCTCAATGTTTATAATGTGTTATATATATCTACATTACCTCCTAAACACCCCCAAAATCT
This bacterium DNA region includes the following protein-coding sequences:
- a CDS encoding RnfABCDGE type electron transport complex subunit D, with the translated sequence MDKLVVSISPHIKNIESVPRIMWGVNFALFPAIVGAVYFFGIYALWVILSSVISAVITEAIIQKFLLKKPVTILDGSAVTTGILLAFSIPPAVPLWLPAVGSFVAIAIAKQCFGGLGWNIFNPAMIGRAFLLISWPVEMTTWTSPIDGVTGASPLGILKEEGFEKVVEFFGDRWTMYADLFTGNIRGSLGETSCLLLILGAIYLLYKGYISWQIPISFLGTVFLLSWITGGDPLFAILSGGCILGAFFIATDMVTSPVTKTGQLIFGAGIGVLVVLIRAKTGYPEGICYAVLLMNTLTPLIDRYIKTKPYGVVKK
- the rsxC gene encoding electron transport complex subunit RsxC produces the protein MDVLTFKGGIHPRDEKVWTQDKVIREMSLPGKVVIPLRQHIGAPCELCVAKGDEVKTGQVIGKSPGYVCANVHATISGKVIEIGQMPHPVLGSCLAITIESDNENKWVELESHRDWERLPKEKLRGIIKEAGIVGLGGAGFPTHVKLSPPEDKPIDTVILNGAECEPYLTADQRIMIERAKDITVGLKIIMKALEAKKALIAIEINKPSALSLMAKATKEEKNINIIPLQTKYPQGGEKQLIKAVLNREVPSGGLPLDVGVVVQNAATTLAIMEAVISGKPLIDRIVTATGLAIKEPQNLRVRIGTLFQNVIDACGGFDKEPGKIIMGGPMMGLSQKNTEVPVIKTTSGILVLPKKETRISSHRDCIRCGRCIEVCPMRLMPNMLGILVERGRFNEAKDYHLLDCIECGCCGYVCPSNRSLVHFIKLGKFKIK
- a CDS encoding HepT-like ribonuclease domain-containing protein, which gives rise to MDNKIKTLKRYFKGKDEVLLAFIFGSRAKKTQNVSSDWDIAVYFNPYQNAEIETKNDYPLENKIWAEIERVLCSDNVDLLILNRAKPSLVFSILNSGIPLVIKNRNLYLKLLIKTHYEAVDFWNFTKEFFEIGERAKSLSEEDKSLLREHIRFLENEFEDLEELTKLTQNEYIQDRNKRRNIERWVENLVMSAIDISKIILASEKSNIPQTYKEVLLWLGLKFMDEEIANRFSEFAYLRNIVVHEYLDIKWERIRGFIKDARQILPVFIDEVKNRWLLGE
- a CDS encoding VCBS repeat-containing protein → MNRKERFTSVIIALFCIGLQSAAYCHDITNVSEGTGKSIDSKYLKKTGNKWTAVIRGFERLKILDEKVKPEIKEKVFQNSNLFLHFVAYPVGSWPEAVAIGDVNGDGRNDVVMTTSFYFDPESDYHIFVFLQNVLGELEPPVKYSAGNGNSVDIGDLNNDGRNDVVVTAHNAIGVFYQNGSGGLNPMVTYPSNHFSVSNTYKLRIGDFNNDGLLDVVSIDWGTQSPDVDVFLQNINGTLNPPVTYSVTHGGYDDLDVGDVNNDGLTDIIVMSGQGFYPNIGVLHQEINGTFGLPVYYDLGEDELTRGVAVGDINGDILEDIVVSYGGNQPNSFIGTFLQNNSGTLNPAISYPSYDIPEAVEIEDVNFDGRNDVIVAHGGWMAMGVYLQGAEGTLLPYELYQLPYASHYNPHGLDVGDINSDGANDVVIADYNYGLVVLYHTPIPPEPDIKANNSDGPLIILQGTILTITVSLVPGSYSGKEADWWVAATSPFGLYWYTLDSGWVRSNIPIRGYGGPLFNLSPYQVLNTTTLPIGDYTFYFGVDLLMNGVLNFDQLYYDGVNVDIE